One genomic region from Pseudoduganella lutea encodes:
- a CDS encoding serine/threonine-protein kinase codes for MAETIGRYRIEGVLGTGAMGVVYRAFDTRIARTVALKTIRRECLDGAQAGELVARFRNEAQASGRLLHPNVVTVYDFGEEGDTAYIAMEYVEGTPLTAFLARDVPMALNAAMACMAQLLRGLGYAHGRGVVHRDIKPANILVASDAQVKITDFGIARLEASTLTQVGAVVGTPSYMAPEQLHGRPVDGRADIFSAGVVLYQMLTGTRPFAGTASEVICQVLHDEPAPPSTRCAGLHPAFDAVVRRALAKDAAERFPTAQAFADALADAHLQHNGGRPLTDEDNERTVLALQRPPAGIEPPRPLSQPGQTATGAPSWLAAMAPALQTALSSEVGPMAKVLLKGAGREAADIDDLVARLLPHIDTEQGRTRFRDSVRDIRGRHGPASTSTATATGKGGSGLLASGTHAAPGPGTLAAQLSPEFLEATQRRLATFIGPIARVLVKRASKVAVDRAEFHRLLADHVPDSTERARYLKEVGEA; via the coding sequence ATGGCGGAGACGATCGGCAGATACCGCATCGAAGGGGTGCTGGGCACGGGGGCGATGGGCGTCGTGTACCGGGCGTTCGACACCCGCATCGCGCGCACCGTGGCGCTGAAGACGATACGCCGCGAATGCCTCGACGGCGCGCAGGCCGGCGAGCTGGTGGCGCGTTTTCGCAACGAGGCCCAGGCGTCGGGCCGCCTGCTGCACCCGAACGTCGTCACGGTCTACGATTTCGGCGAGGAAGGCGATACCGCCTACATCGCCATGGAATACGTGGAGGGCACGCCGCTGACCGCGTTCCTGGCGCGCGACGTGCCGATGGCGCTGAACGCCGCCATGGCCTGCATGGCGCAGCTGCTGCGGGGGCTGGGCTATGCCCATGGGCGCGGCGTGGTGCACCGCGACATCAAGCCCGCCAACATCCTCGTGGCCAGCGATGCCCAGGTCAAGATCACCGATTTCGGCATCGCCCGGCTGGAGGCATCGACGCTGACCCAAGTGGGCGCGGTGGTGGGCACGCCTTCCTACATGGCGCCTGAACAGCTGCACGGCAGGCCGGTGGATGGAAGGGCCGATATCTTCTCGGCCGGCGTGGTGCTGTACCAGATGCTGACGGGTACACGGCCCTTTGCCGGCACCGCGTCGGAAGTGATCTGCCAGGTGCTGCATGACGAGCCGGCGCCGCCCAGTACCCGCTGCGCCGGCCTGCACCCGGCCTTCGATGCGGTCGTGCGGCGGGCGCTGGCCAAGGACGCCGCGGAGCGCTTTCCCACGGCGCAGGCCTTCGCCGATGCGCTGGCCGACGCGCACCTGCAGCACAACGGCGGCCGGCCGCTGACGGACGAGGACAACGAGCGCACGGTGCTCGCCTTGCAGCGCCCGCCGGCCGGGATCGAGCCACCGCGCCCGCTGTCGCAGCCCGGGCAGACGGCGACCGGCGCACCATCCTGGCTGGCGGCCATGGCGCCGGCGCTGCAGACAGCGCTGTCCAGCGAGGTCGGGCCGATGGCCAAGGTGCTGCTGAAGGGCGCCGGCAGGGAAGCGGCCGATATCGACGACCTGGTGGCGCGGCTGCTGCCCCATATCGACACCGAGCAGGGGCGCACGCGGTTCCGCGACAGCGTGCGCGACATCCGCGGCCGGCACGGGCCGGCATCGACGTCGACGGCGACGGCCACGGGAAAGGGCGGGTCGGGCCTGCTGGCTTCGGGCACGCACGCGGCGCCCGGCCCGGGCACGCTCGCGGCGCAGCTGTCGCCTGAATTCCTGGAAGCGACGCAGCGGCGCCTGGCCACCTTCATCGGGCCGATCGCCAGGGTGCTCGTCAAGCGCGCATCGAAGGTGGCCGTCGACCGCGCCGAATTCCATCGCCTGCTGGCCGACCATGTGCCCGACAGCACGGAGCGTGCACGCTACCTGAAAGAAGTGGGGGAGGCATGA
- a CDS encoding Tll0287-like domain-containing protein → MRLSIAAKFNLVFVSIFAVGFIAAGVVADRLLQRSARQETLQNARLLLEAAMSVRGYTAGQIAPLLRNQMKFQFHPQSVPSYSAVETMNVILKSYPDFTYKEATLNPTNLRDKAADWEVDIVQALRRRAELKEFIGERDTPTGRSLYIARPLQIKDPACLSCHTTAAMAPKTMVDIYGPNNGFGWKLNEVIGAQVVSVPMTVPLRRADTIFRTFMLSLAGVFLAVFVALNVMVHLFVTRRIRRLATVADQVSMGNFEADEVAVRGNDELSTLARSFNRMRTSLASAMKMLDE, encoded by the coding sequence ATGAGACTTTCCATCGCCGCCAAGTTCAATCTCGTGTTCGTGTCGATCTTCGCGGTCGGTTTCATCGCCGCCGGCGTCGTGGCCGACCGGCTGCTGCAGCGCAGTGCGCGGCAGGAAACGCTGCAGAATGCCCGCCTGTTGCTGGAGGCGGCGATGAGCGTGCGCGGGTACACGGCCGGGCAGATCGCGCCGCTGCTGCGCAACCAGATGAAGTTCCAGTTCCACCCGCAATCGGTGCCTTCGTATTCGGCGGTGGAAACGATGAACGTGATCCTGAAATCGTATCCCGATTTCACGTACAAGGAAGCAACGCTGAACCCGACGAACTTGCGCGACAAGGCCGCCGACTGGGAAGTGGACATCGTGCAGGCGCTGCGCCGCCGGGCCGAGCTGAAGGAATTCATCGGCGAGCGCGATACGCCGACCGGGCGCAGCCTGTACATTGCGCGCCCGCTGCAGATCAAGGATCCGGCCTGCCTGTCCTGCCATACGACCGCCGCCATGGCGCCGAAGACGATGGTCGACATCTACGGACCGAACAACGGCTTCGGCTGGAAGCTGAACGAGGTGATCGGGGCGCAGGTGGTGTCTGTGCCGATGACCGTGCCGCTGCGGCGCGCCGATACCATCTTCCGCACGTTCATGCTGTCGCTGGCCGGCGTCTTTCTCGCCGTGTTCGTGGCCCTGAACGTGATGGTGCACCTGTTCGTCACGCGCCGCATCCGGCGCCTGGCCACGGTGGCGGACCAGGTCAGCATGGGTAATTTCGAGGCCGATGAAGTGGCGGTGCGGGGCAACGACGAACTGAGCACGCTGGCCCGCTCGTTCAACCGCATGCGCACCAGCCTGGCCAGTGCGATGAAGATGCTGGACGAGTAA
- the tagH gene encoding type VI secretion system-associated FHA domain protein TagH, with protein sequence MPISLDVHTYRGAAPVPPVGRRFDRDGVVGRAAGSDLVLDDPTKYISRAHARVEFRDGGWYLVDIGSNPSLVNGQLLGSAGQVRLTGGERIDIGDYSLVATVEPEPAPAPVPVPAPVDAEPTLREPATPPVPLFGHAADPLASAGIMNVDGLFASDFDPGADPLGLNLAPPAARPPGQGYRGAESDHAPPEQAAFVMPQPAASAAPAIPHDYDPLADLLAPAAPRAPAPWQPAPVPAQHAAPPATAVQPAPVAEQAPVQAPVQAPALEAVTELVRPPVQAPVVSAPPREPAPAPAPVPAAPVRAASAPAPAADDSRVLQALLRGLGVPELHSRHDAEQLAELAGAMLREATAGTIAALMARTLTKRESRVEMTMIAPQANNPLKFFPDASTALTNMLQGPLPGYLAPQQAFAGAFVDLRAHELAVMAGTRAALAGVLRRFDPQAIEERLQEPGVLDKVFTGNRKARMWDRMVELYDRLAVEADEDFQRLFGEAFAVAYEEQVRRLREVGK encoded by the coding sequence ATGCCGATCTCCCTCGACGTTCATACCTACCGCGGCGCCGCACCGGTGCCGCCCGTCGGACGGCGCTTCGACCGCGATGGCGTGGTGGGGCGGGCCGCCGGCAGCGACCTGGTGCTCGACGATCCCACCAAGTACATCTCCCGTGCCCACGCCCGCGTGGAGTTTCGCGATGGCGGGTGGTACCTGGTCGATATCGGCAGCAATCCCAGCCTCGTCAACGGGCAGTTGCTGGGGTCGGCCGGACAGGTCAGGCTGACCGGGGGCGAGCGGATCGATATCGGCGACTACTCGCTGGTCGCCACCGTGGAGCCGGAGCCCGCGCCGGCGCCCGTACCCGTCCCCGCACCGGTGGACGCGGAACCGACGCTGCGGGAACCCGCAACACCCCCGGTGCCGCTGTTCGGCCATGCGGCCGATCCTCTCGCGTCGGCCGGCATCATGAACGTGGATGGCCTGTTCGCCAGCGACTTCGACCCGGGCGCCGATCCGCTCGGCCTGAACCTTGCACCGCCAGCTGCGCGGCCGCCGGGCCAGGGCTACCGGGGCGCTGAGAGCGACCACGCACCGCCGGAACAGGCAGCATTCGTGATGCCGCAGCCTGCCGCCTCGGCGGCGCCGGCCATTCCACATGATTACGATCCGCTGGCGGACCTGCTGGCGCCAGCCGCGCCACGGGCGCCGGCGCCATGGCAGCCCGCGCCCGTGCCCGCGCAACACGCCGCGCCGCCGGCTACCGCTGTCCAGCCGGCCCCGGTGGCCGAGCAGGCACCGGTGCAGGCGCCCGTGCAGGCACCCGCGTTGGAGGCCGTGACGGAACTCGTGCGGCCACCCGTGCAGGCGCCCGTGGTGTCCGCGCCGCCACGCGAGCCGGCGCCCGCGCCCGCGCCCGTCCCGGCGGCGCCGGTTCGCGCCGCGTCCGCGCCAGCGCCGGCGGCCGACGACAGCCGGGTCCTGCAGGCGCTGCTCCGGGGCCTGGGCGTGCCGGAGCTGCACAGCCGGCACGACGCGGAGCAACTGGCGGAGCTGGCCGGCGCGATGCTGCGCGAAGCAACGGCGGGCACCATCGCTGCGCTGATGGCGCGCACCCTGACGAAGCGCGAAAGCCGCGTGGAAATGACGATGATCGCGCCGCAGGCAAACAACCCGTTGAAATTCTTCCCAGACGCGTCGACCGCACTGACGAACATGCTGCAAGGGCCGTTGCCGGGTTACCTGGCGCCGCAGCAGGCCTTCGCCGGCGCGTTTGTCGATCTGCGCGCCCACGAGCTGGCGGTGATGGCGGGCACGCGTGCGGCGCTCGCCGGGGTGCTGCGCCGCTTCGACCCGCAGGCGATCGAGGAACGGCTGCAGGAACCGGGCGTGCTGGACAAGGTATTCACGGGAAACCGCAAGGCGCGGATGTGGGACCGGATGGTGGAACTGTACGACCGGCTGGCCGTGGAGGCGGACGAGGATTTCCAGCGCCTGTTCGGCGAGGCGTTCGCCGTGGCCTACGAGGAACAGGTGCGGCGCCTGCGTGAGGTTGGCAAATGA